In a genomic window of Rhizophagus irregularis chromosome 11, complete sequence:
- a CDS encoding uncharacterized protein (SECRETED:cutsite_TSA-SC; SECRETED:prob_0.7793); SECRETED:SignalP(1-25) has protein sequence MKMNGTILHLFILSLLSFFVFNTSASCGTTSCTCDGGQPQGQYCGADFVDPNCIYDHVYECNPQGGACDYGFRDSCGTCGCLQCPC, from the exons atgaaAATGAACGGAACTATTCTTCATCTTTTTATCTTGAGTCTTTTGTCCTTCTTCGTCTTTAACACCTCCGCTAGTTGCGGTACTACTTCTTGTACATGCGATGGTGGCCAACCGCAAGGCCAATACTGTGgtg CTGACTTTGTTGATCCTAATTGCATATATGATCATGTCTATGAATGCAATCCACAAGGTGGAGCATGTGATTATGGCTTTCGCGATTCCTGTGGTACCTGCGGTTGTTTGCAATGTCCTTGttaa
- a CDS encoding uncharacterized protein (SECRETED:cutsite_TSA-AC; SECRETED:prob_0.7041); SECRETED:SignalP(1-25) encodes MKMNGTILHLFILSLLSFFVFNTSAACGPTSCTCDGGQPQGEYCGIQFSDLNCIANHVYECNPKGGACDFGVRDSCNTCGCLKCPC; translated from the exons atgaaAATGAACGGAACTATTCTTCATCTTTTTATCTTGAGTCTTTTGTCCTTCTTCGTCTTTAACACCTCCGCTGCTTGCGGTCCTACTTCCTGTACATGCGATGGTGGCCAACCGCAAGGCGAATACTGTGGca TTCAATTTAGTGATCTTAATTGCATAGCTAATCATGTTTATGAATGCAATCCAAAAGGTGGAGCATGTGATTTTGGCGTTCGCGATTCCTGTAATACCTGCGGTTGTTTGAAATGTCCTTGttaa
- a CDS encoding uncharacterized protein (SECRETED:cutsite_TSA-SC; SECRETED:prob_0.8226); SECRETED:SignalP(1-26), with protein MKMNGTILPLFITLSLLSFFVFNTSASCDYSTKCTCDGGRPQGQYCGIDFVDPNCKWDFVYECNPQGKSCSYGFRQSCWDCGCLKCPC; from the exons atgaaAATGAACGGAACTATTCTTCCTCTTTTTATTACCTTGAGTCTTTTGTCCTTCTTCGTCTTTAACACCTCCGCTAGTTGCGATTATAGTACTAAATGTACATGCGATGGTGGCAGACCGCAAGGCCAATACTGTGgca TTGACTTTGTTGATCCTAATTGCAAATGGGATTTTGTCTATGAATGCAATCCACAAGGAAAATCATGCTCATATGGCTTTCGCCAATCTTGCTGGGACTGCGGTTGTTTGAAATGTCCTTGTTAA